The following proteins are co-located in the Egibacteraceae bacterium genome:
- a CDS encoding acyltransferase, translating into MPGDLTANEARELAGDLAEQHRQAAVAAAVGREGVARAEALGAAMGAHAGPARAPSLPPGATDWRRAVRFAVERRMYTPQYLQLYARFLAHRLRHPHVELEGMVFLGRRVELTARRGYGRLSLGAWCWIGSDNRLRAHEGNLRLARRVVMGRDNVVNAYLDIEIGQNALLGDWIYVCDFDHITEHVHVPIRKQGIVKTPVRIGEDVWVGEKASILRGADIGAGSVIASQSLVRGPIPPFSIAVGSPARVIRSRLPPGMTAEEALALQRGGQPVPDDPLDG; encoded by the coding sequence CGACCTCGCCGAGCAGCACCGGCAAGCTGCGGTCGCGGCCGCGGTCGGGCGGGAGGGCGTGGCCCGCGCGGAGGCGCTCGGCGCGGCGATGGGCGCGCACGCCGGCCCGGCGCGCGCGCCGTCGCTCCCTCCGGGCGCGACGGACTGGCGGCGCGCGGTGCGCTTCGCGGTCGAGCGTCGCATGTACACCCCCCAGTACCTGCAGCTCTACGCCCGTTTTCTCGCGCACCGTCTCCGTCATCCCCACGTCGAGCTCGAGGGGATGGTGTTCCTCGGCAGGCGGGTCGAGCTCACGGCACGCCGGGGCTACGGACGCCTGTCGCTGGGGGCGTGGTGCTGGATCGGCTCGGACAACCGGCTGCGCGCGCACGAGGGCAACCTCCGGCTGGCCCGGAGGGTGGTCATGGGGCGCGACAACGTCGTCAACGCCTACCTCGACATCGAGATCGGACAGAACGCGCTGCTCGGCGACTGGATCTACGTCTGCGACTTCGACCACATCACCGAGCACGTCCACGTGCCGATCAGGAAGCAGGGAATCGTGAAGACCCCGGTGCGCATCGGCGAGGACGTCTGGGTGGGGGAGAAGGCCTCGATTCTCCGCGGCGCCGACATCGGCGCGGGCAGCGTCATCGCGAGCCAGTCGCTCGTGCGGGGACCGATCCCCCCCTTCTCGATCGCGGTCGGCAGCCCCGCTCGCGTGATCCGCAGCCGGCTGCCCCCGGGGATGACCGCCGAGGAGGCGCTCGCCCTGCAACGGGGGGGCCAGCCTGTCCCCGACGACCCGCTCGACGGCTAG